Genomic segment of Buchnera aphidicola (Aphis nerii):
ACTGATTCTTTTTTATTAAGTCAATATGCAATTAAAAAAGTAAGAAATTATGTAAAAAAATGCTAGTAATACTGATTTTTTACCTAAAATATCTAATACATATATAAATAAAAAATATTTTCAAGAAACAAATTAAGCAATACATCCAACAAATATAAATAGTATTAATATTATGCCAGATAAAATACGTATTAATGCTATTAAATTATATAAATTAATTTGGAATTAATTTATAGATTCTTAAATGAAGTCAGAAAAATACAAATCTATTTTAATAAAAGGATTAGTAGATAAATTTACGTTAAAAACGTCTGAAAATTTGATAATATTTCCAGGTTGTACAAATTTAGTAAATAAATCTAGTTTAATTAAATCTAAATTTTCAAATTTTGAAAATCTTAAAATAGGTGATGCTTTATTTTTAAATGAATTTTTTACACATCAACTCTTAACTAAACTATATTCTAGATTTAATGAAACATCATTAGTTCTAGAAATATAGAAAAAAGGAATCGGAAAACTTCTACTTATTCAAGTATAACAACAAAAAGTAAAGAAAAAGGATATTTAAAAGTTAAAAAAAATAAATTTTATGTTACAAAAATAGGTAAAGTTTTGATTAACCAATTAAAAAAATATTTTACTAATTTAGTTGATTATAATTTTAACTCTCATATAAAAAAAATCTTAATCAAAATTTCTGATAATAAAATTTCTTGGAAAAATGTTTTAGATGTTTTTTTAAAAATTTTGTTAAACAATTTGAACAAGCAAAAAACTTCTAGAAAAAGGCGGAATGATAAATAATATTACTATATTAACAGATCTTAATTGTTCTGTATGTAATAAAAAGATGGGAATTAAAAAAGCAATGCCAGGTGTTTTTTAAATTTGTTCAGGATACAATTTAAAACCTAAAAAACGTTGTAAAAATACTATAAATTTAATTCCTTTAAATGAAATTAATTCAATTAAAACAAATGATATCGAAATAAAAAAACAAGAAAAAAATGTAAAAATGTAATACTATAATAGATGATTATTTGATTAATGCAAATTTAAAAATTTATATTTGTAACAATAGTTCTATATGTACAATTTATTATATTAAAAATGGAAAATTTCAAACTTCTATTTGTTTATCTAAAACATTATTTTGTGATAAATATAAAAATAACATATTATTAAAATTTGGGAAATTTGGTGTATTTTTATGTGTATTAACAATGCATGAAAAAATATAAGAAAAACTTTAGCTAACAGTGATATATCGCAACCTAAATTTAAACCTATTCCATTTTCAGAAATATTATACACTAAATCTAATATATGGTTTGTTTTAAGAGAAGGAATATCTGGTATTTTTTTGCTGCTCATACTTTTCGAAAATTAAAAGAAAATAGATCTCTATTCGTAAAAAAATTAGCTAAATTTAAATATTTATTATTTAAAGAATTACATTATTTAGCTGATGCTCCAAAAATAGATAAAAATGGTAATAAAACTATAATTTGTTTTGATAAATCAAATAATAAACAATATATTTCTTCTAAAAAAGAAGGTAAATTTACAGGTTTGTTAGCTTTTTCATTAAAAATAAATGGCATTTTTGTAATAAATGACAATTATAATATTTATATAAATTATACTGTTAATTTAAAATGTTCACCTATTTTTTCGGTAATTAATTTGATAAATTTAGGGCTACTAGTTAAACGTAAAGTAAAATTAATACTTGTTTCTTTTAAATGACTTATTAAACATCCAGATTCTCGTGCTTGCAATTGTCCTGCAATAAAATTAGTAGAATTTAATAAATTACAATCAATAATTAAACAATCTATTTTTCCGGAAGATACATATGCTAAATCTAGTAAAGTTGAACCAGTATATCTAAATGAAATTCCAGATAAAACAAAGTTTTTATATATTTCAAAATAAGATTGAGACTGTATTTGTTCGAAAATTAAATTAGTTGATATAATAGTGTCATTTAAAGTACTTATATTAGTACAACGTGTGCGATATCCATTTAATTGTGAACCTTGTCCTCTAACTGAGGTAAATAAATCATTTTTTATAGGGTCATATATTACAGATATTTCTATATTTTTTTTGATTATTACTGCTATTGATATACAGAAATGCGGAAAATTTTTAATAAAATTTTTTTTTCCGTCTAATTCATTGACAATCCATAAAATTTTTTTATCATTTTCTATATAATCTGTGTTTTTTTTAATAATAGTATGACTTGGATAATATTTATAAATAATCTCACTAATGGCTTGATATGTCTTATACATTACTTGTTTAATAAAATATTGTTTTTTTTCAATATTTTCTTTAATAAACTTTTGAGCATCATAATTCTGTATAATAATATTTCCTCCTTTTCGAATTGCACGAATTGCAATATTTAACATCGGATGCATGAAATTCTCCTAATTAAAAATAATTTATATATGTTATATATCAAAAATAATAATATCATAATTTAAATATATTTAATATTTTAAATCTTTTAAATTAATTTGTGTTATAACAATTAATTATTAATTAAATTTATTTAATATAGTTTTTTATTTTTTTAATTAACATAAGATAATTATTTAAATTAAGGTGTGTTGCATGAATACAAATATTAATTTAAGTATTTTAAACTCTAAAATTAATTTATTAAATTTAAGTCCTAAAAAAATGCAATTATTTTTAACATCTATGGGGGCAAAAAATTTTACTTCTGAACAAATTATGAAATGGATTTATAACTATCATTGTTATGATTTCAATAAAATGTTAAATATTAGTAAAATTATTCGACAAAAGCTAAATCAAAATTCTTATATAAATATATCAAATTTTTCAGAAGAAAAGATATCTTCTGACGGCACAATAAAATGGATTACATCTTTAAAAAATCAAAAAGTAGAAACAGTTTATATACCAGAAGAAAAACGATCTACACTTTGTATTTCATCTCAAATTGGTTGTTCTTTAAAATGTGATTTTTGTGCAACGGGAAAACAAGGTTTTAATAGAAATTTAACTGTTTCTGAAATTGTTTCACAAATTTTACAAGCTAAAAAAAAATTAAAAAACAAAAAAATAACTAATATAGTTTTTATGGGAATGGGTGAACCATTACTAAATTTAAATAATGTTGTTACAGTATTAGAAATTATTTTAAATAAGAATGGATTCGGGTTATCTAAACGTCGTATTACTTTATCCACTGCAGGAATTATACCAGCAATAGATAAATTAAGCCAAAAAATTGATGTTAATTTAGCAGTTTCTTTACATGCTTCAAACAATTCTATTAGAGATCTTATTATGCCAATTAATAAAAAATATAATATTGAATCTCTTTTAAATTCAGTATCTAGATATTTAAAAAATTCTAGTGCAAATCATAATGGAGTAACTATAGAATATGTCATGCTTAAAAATATTAATGATTCAATAGAAAATGCATATGAATTGGCTGATATTTTAAAAAAAATACCTAGTAAAATCAATTTAATTCCTTGGAATTCTTTTAAAAATTCAAATTTTATATCTAGCACTACAAATAGAATTAATACTTTTGCAAATATTTTAAGAAATAAAGGATTTAATACAACAATTCGTAAAAATAGAGGAAAAGATATTAATGCTGCTTGTGGTCAATTAACTGGTAACGTAATTAATTATAGTAAAAATAATTTATAATTATTAAAACAATATTATATATTACGTTTAATTTGGTTTTATATTAAATGTAGTTTAAAATTAAATATTTCTATAATATTAATAATATATAAAAAAATGAATAAATATAAAATTATTACAAGACGTAAATCTGATCGCATTTATGTAGGAAATGTGCCTATTGGAAATAATGCGCCGATTTCTGTACAATCTATGACCAATACAAAAACAATAGATATTATAAATACAATTAATCAAATTAATCAATTAAAAAAAGTAGGAGTAGATATTATAAGAATTTCTGTCCCAACACAAGAAGCAGCAGAAGCATTTAAAATAATTAAAAAAAAAACAGATATCCCATTAATAGCAGACATACATTTTGATTATAGACTTGCTATTAAATCTATAGAATATGGCGCAGATTGTTTAAGAATTAATCCTGGTAATATTAGTAAAAAAAGAAAAATTAATGAAATAGTTAATTGTGCTAAATATAATAATATTCCTATTAGAATAGGTATAAACTCTGGTTCTTTGGAAGATGATATATTAAAAAAATACAAATCTCCTATTCCAGAAGCTTTAGTAGAATCGGCAATAAGAAATGTAGAATATCTAGATAGTTTAAATTTTAATCAATTTAAAGTCAGTGTAAAAGCATCTGATGTTTTTTCTGCAATTAAAGCAAATAAGATGTTATCAAAAAAAATTACACAACCAATACATATTGGAATAACAGAATCTGGAAGTTTTCGAAATGGAACAGTTAAGTCATCTATTGGAATCGCTTTATTATTATTAGATGGTATTGGAGATACTTTAAGAATATCTTTAGCTGCCGATCCTGTCCAAGAAGTAAAAGTAGGTTATGATATTTTAAAAGTTTTAGGAATTAGATTTCGAGGTATTAATTTTATTGCATGTCCTACTTGTGCAAGACAAGAGTTTGATGTAATTAAAGTAGTCGAGGAGTTAGAAAAGAAACTAGAAGACATAGAAGTTTCTATGGATGTTTCTATTATTGGATGTGTTGTAAATGGTATAGGAGAAGCTCAAATGTCTACTTTAGGAGTAACAGGAGGATATAAAACTAGTGGATTTTATAAAGATGGAATACGTCAGAAAAATAAACTAAACAATGAAAATATAGTTCAAGAACTAGAAATGTATATTCGAAAAAAATCAGATGAATTAAAAAACAAAAATTATAAATAATAGTTACACTTAGTTTTTAATATTTTATAAATATATTTACAGATAAGAGATTATAGTGAATAAAAAAATTAATTCTATTAGAGGCATGCATGATTATTTTTGTGAAGATTTAGAGATTTGGAATAAATTAGAAAAAATTTTTAAAAAAATTTTAAATAGTTATTCTTATGAGGAAATTAAACTTCCTATATTAGAAAAAACAGAAATTTTTCAAAGAGTAATTGGAAATGTTACCGATATTATAGAAAAAGAAATGTATTCCTTTCTTGATAAGAGAAAAAATAGTTTAACTTTAAGACCTGAAGGAACTGTAGGTTGTGTTCGAGCTATCATACAAAACAATTTATTAACTAAAAAAAACTTAAAATTTTGGTATTTAGGTCCTATGTTTAGATATGAAAGACCTCAAAAAGGAAGATATCGTCAATTTTATCAATTAGGTGCAGAAGTATTTGGAATAAGTACAATATATATTGATTTAGAAATTATTTTATTAACAAATCGTTTATGGAAAATGCTTGGTATTAATTTAGATGTTTATTTAGAAATAAATTCAATTGGTTCACAATCAGATAGAATGAAATATCAAAATAAATTACTATCGTTTCTTAAAAAAAATGAATCTTTTTTAGATGAAGAATCTAAAAATCGTTTATATACTCATCCGTTACGGATTTTAGATTCTAAAAATTTATACATTCAAAATATATTAAAAAAAGCTCCATTATTAATTGATTATATTAATAAAAATTCATTAAATCAATTTAATAACTTATGTTATTTAATTAATTTATGTGGTATTAAATATAAACACAATCCTAATTTAATACGAGGATTAGATTATTATAATGATACTGTATTTGAATGGAAAACTGACAAATTAGGATCTCAAAATACTATTTGTGCTGGAGGTAGATATAATTCTTTAGTTGAAGAATTAGGAGGTCCAAAAACATCAGCAATAGGATTTGCTATAGGAGTAGAACGTTTAATTTTATTAATAAAATATTTAAATATTTTTTCTGTTAAATCAGAAAAAATTAATATTTATATTA
This window contains:
- a CDS encoding DNA topoisomerase, translated to MEKRNRKTSTYSSITTKSKEKGYLKVKKNKFYVTKIGKVLINQLKKYFTNLVDYNFNSHIKKILIKISDNKISWKNVLDVFLKILLNNLNKQKTSRKRRNDK
- the ispG gene encoding flavodoxin-dependent (E)-4-hydroxy-3-methylbut-2-enyl-diphosphate synthase, coding for MNKYKIITRRKSDRIYVGNVPIGNNAPISVQSMTNTKTIDIINTINQINQLKKVGVDIIRISVPTQEAAEAFKIIKKKTDIPLIADIHFDYRLAIKSIEYGADCLRINPGNISKKRKINEIVNCAKYNNIPIRIGINSGSLEDDILKKYKSPIPEALVESAIRNVEYLDSLNFNQFKVSVKASDVFSAIKANKMLSKKITQPIHIGITESGSFRNGTVKSSIGIALLLLDGIGDTLRISLAADPVQEVKVGYDILKVLGIRFRGINFIACPTCARQEFDVIKVVEELEKKLEDIEVSMDVSIIGCVVNGIGEAQMSTLGVTGGYKTSGFYKDGIRQKNKLNNENIVQELEMYIRKKSDELKNKNYK
- the rlmN gene encoding 23S rRNA (adenine(2503)-C(2))-methyltransferase RlmN — its product is MNTNINLSILNSKINLLNLSPKKMQLFLTSMGAKNFTSEQIMKWIYNYHCYDFNKMLNISKIIRQKLNQNSYINISNFSEEKISSDGTIKWITSLKNQKVETVYIPEEKRSTLCISSQIGCSLKCDFCATGKQGFNRNLTVSEIVSQILQAKKKLKNKKITNIVFMGMGEPLLNLNNVVTVLEIILNKNGFGLSKRRITLSTAGIIPAIDKLSQKIDVNLAVSLHASNNSIRDLIMPINKKYNIESLLNSVSRYLKNSSANHNGVTIEYVMLKNINDSIENAYELADILKKIPSKINLIPWNSFKNSNFISSTTNRINTFANILRNKGFNTTIRKNRGKDINAACGQLTGNVINYSKNNL
- a CDS encoding inositol monophosphatase family protein, which gives rise to MHPMLNIAIRAIRKGGNIIIQNYDAQKFIKENIEKKQYFIKQVMYKTYQAISEIIYKYYPSHTIIKKNTDYIENDKKILWIVNELDGKKNFIKNFPHFCISIAVIIKKNIEISVIYDPIKNDLFTSVRGQGSQLNGYRTRCTNISTLNDTIISTNLIFEQIQSQSYFEIYKNFVLSGISFRYTGSTLLDLAYVSSGKIDCLIIDCNLLNSTNFIAGQLQARESGCLISHLKETSINFTLRLTSSPKFIKLITEKIGEHFKLTV
- a CDS encoding DNA topoisomerase, which encodes MFLAQKLYEEKYITYIRTDSFLLSQYAIKKVRNYVKKC
- the hisS gene encoding histidine--tRNA ligase, producing the protein MNKKINSIRGMHDYFCEDLEIWNKLEKIFKKILNSYSYEEIKLPILEKTEIFQRVIGNVTDIIEKEMYSFLDKRKNSLTLRPEGTVGCVRAIIQNNLLTKKNLKFWYLGPMFRYERPQKGRYRQFYQLGAEVFGISTIYIDLEIILLTNRLWKMLGINLDVYLEINSIGSQSDRMKYQNKLLSFLKKNESFLDEESKNRLYTHPLRILDSKNLYIQNILKKAPLLIDYINKNSLNQFNNLCYLINLCGIKYKHNPNLIRGLDYYNDTVFEWKTDKLGSQNTICAGGRYNSLVEELGGPKTSAIGFAIGVERLILLIKYLNIFSVKSEKINIYIIFIGEENKIHAINLSEDIRNIYPELKIFVNFSNFNLSKKIKHAVESLSRIAILIGTKEIKKKCYLLKELQTEKEFYLLKDELIKKINNIFRK